In Brachyhypopomus gauderio isolate BG-103 chromosome 2, BGAUD_0.2, whole genome shotgun sequence, the DNA window CGAAAAACTCTCATTTGCAACGACCGCTACCAGCACGGAGAAAATGCAGATCCATCGAGTAAGTCCGCAGATGGTCCTCCGCACGTCTGataatccgggtcacggcaccatTGTAACTGCGTTGTGTTGGATGATAAACTCAGACATTTACCCGTTTCCAGACTCGGTTTATTGTGTctgacaaaacaaaagaaagcgTCGTCACTGCCAGCAAAATAGCATCCACTTTGTGATGTTTGCATTGCTGTGGCGCTCATCGACTGGGGCAATTCTAACTtaacataaaatataaaatgtgaataaaacaaacatatacctgacaaaacaaaagaaagcgTCGTCACTGCCAGCAAAATAGCATCCACTTTGTGATGTTTGCtaagagggggggaggggaggagcagaaattaGCTATATGCCAACTAGCTATACTGAAAAGCATTCTACATATACTATCCAATGAACACACAATGACAGAAATACTAATACAGACgctaaatacatttttacaaagAATGACTAACAATAGACAATTAATTACTATTTATTACAGAGTAGTAATTCTTTAGTATGGCACAGCTACTATCATGTGCGCCTTACCATTGCTGTGGCGCTCATCGACTGGGGCAATTCTAACTTAAACACCGCCCCATGTCGGTGAGCacgcacacagcagccaatcacattaaTAGTATCCATGTTTGCTGACTTACAAGTGGAATTAACCACTAACCcgtcacatatacacactcccttatatacaccctcattaaatatacacctatacacaaccatatacacatacatatacacacacacacacacccacactcaccctcatgtatagaccctcacacatatatacacctgtacatccacacaaacatatacacttccacacacattcacccacactcatatacactctTATGAACATATTTACACTCACAAATGTAAGTACACATTCACctcaatatatacacacacacccatatatacCCCCCACAACACGTACACATTCACCCACctatacaaaaagagacaaggacaaagacacacattcatccaaatTAACACACCTTCCGAGGCGGGGGCAAATCTAATcctaattatttattttttaaaacctTGCTAAATTAAATTTATCATATCTACTTTTCCTCTGTGAAGAGATAAAAGTCTTCACAAGGACTGAGACAGGAAAAGAGACTTTGTGTGGAGTGGGGCGGATCTGAGGTTGAGTAGTTGGGGGTGTGGCTGAGGGCGTGGCATGTcttacagcccctcccccagactTATGAAAGCTCCTTCCACTCTCTCATCCTCAACTATCACCCTTGTGATCTCCATGACAACATGCTGCCAAGCCTGTGTGTACTCCTGCCTGCACTCTCATGTAAGatatctctccctcactcactttcAACAGATATATTTGCTTCTGATTCTGTTGAAAATTATGGTATTCTtatttgttgtgttgttttttgtttcaggGGTCAGTTCGCAGAAAGTAGTCACACAAATCCCTTCAGTACTAACAGCCAAAGGACAAACTGTCACCCTGAACTGCAATGTTGCAAAGGATGACAATCAGTATGTCTCCTGGTATAAACAGATCCCACAAGCAGCTCCTCAGTTTATTCTGAGGTTCTATCATTCACACAGCTCCCCTGATCTATATGGAGATTTTCCAGCTCAACGTTTCACATCTAAGGCGTCTTCAGACATAAACTACCAGTTAATAATCAGTGATGTGGAAGCAGGAGATTCTGCCATGTATTACTGTGGGACATGGGACCCCTCTGTCAGTCAAGAAGTATCCACAGTGATTCACACCATGACATAAACCTCCTCAATGATCATGTCTGCTCTTCACCCGACACCCGTGTTGTCTACAGACACCGGTAAGGTCTATGCAGAGGTACTGGAGAACAGAGTCTGGTCGATAGTCGAGTATCAGTTACAATaggaacaatgtgggttctGTCCTGGTCGTGGAACACTGAACCAGCTTTTTACTTTTGCGAGGGCCCTAGAAAATGCATGGGGTtttgctcaaccagtccacgtgttttgtggatttggagaaggcattcgacGGTGTCCTTCGAGATTGCTCTGGGGGGTGCTCCGTGAGTATAGGGTTTTGGGCCCACTGCTATGGGCTATCCAGTCTCTTTACAAAcagagcaggagcttggttcgcatggccggcagtaagtcagactggttcccaGTGGGAGCTGCACTCCAccagggctgccctttgtcaacgattctgttcataacttttatggacagaatttctgAGACGTAGCCAAGTGGCAGAGGGGGTTCAgtttggtggcctcaggattctGCATCTCCTTTTTTCGGTTGATGTGGTCCTGCTATTTGACCATCCAGAGATGGATGTGTGAGATGAGAGTTGTTAAGTTTTTTCAATACTTTTATGAAATGAGGCAAAAACTAACAGAAGCAGTAGTTTTTTCTGTAGTGAATGATTAGTGCTGACGGTGTAAAGAGAAACTTAATCTTCTTCTTAATTATTTTAGCGTTTGTGTTTAAGAACAAAATTGTGTTtaagaacaaacaaaaactttaacAAAGCAGAGTCTCTGAAAATAATTCATTGTGCTGGAATACAGACAATACATGATTCACCAACatgaaaaaagacaaaaatgaaacaaaagatAACACTGTAAATAAACACAGAATAAATGTCCTAAAGTCTTATGGAGAATGTTACAACTGTAACTTCATAACTGATTACCAACTTATATTTATGCTACAAGTGTTAATGCCAGTAAAAACATAGCCTACAGTACCGGTCAAAAGCTTGGACACACTTACTCTGGTTTTATGATTTTCTACATTTCACACTCACGCAAGATGGCGTCGCGATCGTACCGCGAGGCTCGGCGTCTTACCAGTATTAGCAGTATAATACTTATTTACCTAACTTTCTTCAGTTTTTTCGCGCGAATCACTCACGCGAACTACAGCTACGACAGACAGTCACTTTTGGACATTAATATTCGCAGCACAAACATCGGACTCACGCATCAGTTCGACTTCAACCAGCTTCCTCCAGAACTGATCCGGACACCGGGACCTAGTGAGACACCTCTGCCGACCGGAAGTGCCCGACGCCGGCGACGCAAGCCTAAACAGAGACGGGGTAAGCGTGGAGGTTTGCGTGCTAAGCTAAGGCTAAATCCACACCGGCCGGCGTTACCGAGCAATTTTCTCGCCAATGTTCTCTCACTGACGGGGAAGTTGGATGAATTAAATATCTGGACCCTCACACAGAGATGGCTAAGGGACTGTAATTTATTCTTCTTCACGGAAACGTGGCTAAAGGACGAGGTGGCGGACAGCGTGGTGGAACTGGAGGGGCGTGCGTTGTTCAGAGCTGACCGGTCAAAAGAGACCACGGGGAAGACCCGCGGTGGTGGAAACTGTATCTACGTAAATAAAGCGTGGTGCACAGACTCTACTGTAGTGGAGACCCACTGCTCTGCAGACCTGGAGTTCCTGTTCATCAAATGCAGACCCTTCTATCTGCCTCGCGAGTTTAGCTGCATTATCGCGGCTGCAGTCTATGTGCCTCCTGATGCTAATGCTAACTCGGCCATAGAGGCTCTCTGTGCTACCATCAACAGACTGCAAACCATACACCCGAATGGAGCCTTTATTGTGGCAGGTGACTTCAACCACTCTGATTTAAAATCTGCATTGCCAAGATTTTTCCAGAATGTTTCCTGCATCACAAGGGGACAAAAAACCCTGGAAGAAGTCTACACAAACGTGGCTGATGCATACAAAgccaaaccccacccccacctcgaACTCTCTGATCACATTTCTGTGTTCTTACTTCCCAAATACACTCCAGTCATCCAAAAGATCAAGCCAACAACCAGGACTGTAAAGATCTGGATGGAGGGGGCTGACTCCTACCTTCAGCACCAGTTCCAGCACACTGACTGGAGTGAGTATGCTGCCTGGGCCACCACTGATTCCCACATCCACCTGGACACCTATACTAACTCTGTCCTGGGACACATCAACAACTGTGTGGACAGAATGACATCACAAAAGACAATAATAACATTCCCCAATCAGAGGCCATGGATGAACAGAGAAGTTCGCTCTTTGCTCAAGACCAGAGATGTGGCCTTCAGGTCAGGGGACCGGGAGGCTTACAGCTCAGCCAGAGCCAATCTGAGGAGAGGAATAGCGACAGCCAAGCACCGTTACAAACAGCGGATCGAGGCGCATTTCACCTCCTCTGACCCTCGGCGTATGTGGGAGGGCTTACACACCCTAACTGACTACAAGCCACCGAGCACGGTGCCACCCACCAACAGTGCTTCACTCCCTGATGAGTTGAACCAATTCTACGCTCGCTTTGACCGGGGTAGTAAGGTGACACCTTTAAAAAACGCTTTCCCATCAGATGGGGATCCGCTTGTAGTCTCCACTTCAGACGTCAGTCGAACGCTGAGCAGGGTGAATGCATGGAAAGCAGCTGGCCCTGATGGTGTATCTGGCCGTGTCCTACGAGCTTGCGCCAAGGAACTCTCAGGTGTCTTTGCGCACATTTTCAATGTCTCACTGGCCCAAGCAACCGTCCCATCCATCTTCAAGTCTGCCACCATTGTGCCAGTGCCAAAACACTCAACTGCCTCGGCCTTGAATGACTTCCGACCTGTTGCACTCACCCCAATCATTTCCAAGTGCTTTGAAAGACTAGTTCTCTCTCACTTGAAAACCCTCTTGCCTGCTACGCTGGACCCACACCAGTTCGCATATCGCAGCAAAAGATCCACTGAGGACGCTATCTCCACAgcactacacactgcactgaCCCACCTGGACTGTCAGAACTCATATGTGAGAATGCTCTTTATCGATTTCAGTTCGGCATTCAACACGGTGATTCCATCCATGCTGATTTCCAAGCTCAACCATCTGGGGCATGGATGGAATCACCGTGCTGAATGCCGAACTGAAATCGATAAAGAGCATTCTCACATCAGCACATCACTTTGTAATTGGATTTCTGACTTTCTGACCAACAGACTCCAGTCCGTTAAACTAGGCAACCTGCACTCCCCACACATCACCATAAACACTGGCGTTCCACAAGGCTGTGTTCTGAGCCCGATACTGTACTCCCTCTTCACCCATGACTGTGTACCGGTTCATGGTTCAAACACCATAGTGAAGTTCGCAGATGACACCACAGTGATAGGCCTAATCACAGACAATGATGAGACAGCCTATAGGGACGAAGTACAGCACTTGTCCTCATGGTGCCATGACAACAACctgacactcaacacacacaaaacaaaggagcTCATCATAGACTTCAGGCGGACGAGGAAACAAGCACATGCCCCCATCGTCATAAGCGGAGCTGGAGTGGACCAGGTGTCCAGCTTCAAGTTTCTCGGACTCCACATCTCCAATGACCTCACCTGGTCCTTGAACTCCTCTGTCCTCATCCAAAAGGCATGGCAGCGCCTCTACTTTCTTCGCAGCCTCAAGAAAGCTCACCTGGCTCCCAAGATCCTGGTGAACTTCTACCGCTGTACCATCGAGAGCATACTAACCAACTGCATCTCTGTTTGGTACAGCAGCTGCCACGCTGCAGACCGCACAGCACTCCAGCAAGTGGTAAAAACAGCGCAGCGCATCATTGGCACTGACCTACCCACAATGGAGGATATCCACCGCAAGCGCTGCCTGGGCAGGGCGAGAAACATCATCATGGATGTTACCCACCCAAGCCACGGACTCTTCAGCCTCTTACCATCTGGCAGGCGTTACCGGAACATCCGTTCCCGCACCAGCAGGCTAAGGAAGAGTTTCTTTCCTGAAGCGGTTATCCTCATGAACACTGCACAGTCACTTTAAACGTCACACAACATTGCACAACCTTTCTCTGCACCTCCTATGCACTGTTAACATACCTATAACCAAGTCATAGTACTGTTCTGCTGTATATTACACAGACTATATTACTGTATATACCATATAACTGTATTATATTCTGTATTATATTCTATATTACATTCAattgtacatttatatttacaaatCAGCACTACCGCACTTTCTGTAAATAATGTTTTCTATTGCACTCTGGTTAGATGCCAACCACATTTCATTGGCGCGTACTTGTACTTGCAcagtgacaataaagttgactctaatctaatctaatttcACAAAACATGTAGTTGTGAGACCATTGAAATAAGACATATGTGACAAAACTGTTAGATAAATATTGATTATCTTGATGTGTGACGCTCGGGccagggcgaaggatgagacacggaatcctccgtatgactgacgtcacttttattgttACGAATAATTGCGCTTGGTTGCGCACAGCGAACATACGCaaacacacagcaacgtgtagacttagacaacgacgagcacaggacactgcgcgaacgcacattaaatagacaaatcacattagccccacgtgatgacgagacgattcacaggtgggACGGATAATCACTAGACGTAACCAccaccacgaagatccacagacacagacgatgacacgtggacaacgtaaacacacgcccaaaggggaggggccggggtcctcaacgtgacagatgcccccttcaagggcactacccgtcccggggtgccaacaggaccgagtgcctcgaacccacgacgatgggcggatccggtGCGCtccgtcctgcgtctgggaggtgattgCCCTCGGTGAGGCGTCcaccacggaccgcctagaacaccctccctgggaatacaggGGAGAAGACGTTAGACAACGGCATGGTCACAAATACACAGagaggcacgcttacacacataaGCACAAAAGGGAAAAAGGGGTTTGGTACACATACGGGTAGACTCACAAACACGTAACAGGTGCCAGGCTatgcgccaggaggagagctaggaggggagagagaccgggagctgccgGGGCTGCGGCGGAAGGTCCTCCTCCCGTCTTCGCTGCGGACCCACCGCTGGGTGCAGTATGGCCGGCGGACTTGCCGGGTGCAGCTCGGCCGGCGtaggcgccgggtgcagcgcggccggcAGACTCCCCAAACGGATCGCTTGGGGAGTCCCCTTCGGTCTCCATGTCCTCTTCGTCCTTGCTCCggttccactccatggactgctccgggctgccaccctgggagcagtccatctcctctcctccggaGCGATTGGAGAACGGAGTCCACCTCCCCTACACAGTCCCAGCTgaacactcagagggaggcggactgCCCTCCCCCTCTGAATAGAGGTCACTGTCCGTGCACTCTGCGACACCCGAGTGCATGGACAGAGGATGGTCTTCCTCCTCGTATACAGCGGGGTAGGCGGAGCACTCCGACGGTGGGTACTCCCCTTCGccgtcttcctccccctcctcgctggtgggagagggacctacgggcggagggaggtagtcctcctcctctgactcctccacctcctcttcaccgtagtcgctcaccgacggggggtaggcttcctccccttccccaccgtagtcaacggtggaggcatcgcatagcgacggagggtaggcctcttcctcttgctcctcctcctcctcggagtccccttccccaaactcgctctctgaGGTGGACTCGGTAACCCCGCAGACGcaggagcccaccctcagaggcgagagggcgcggggcGGAGGagagtgtcgctccctccaaattCGCCACGTGCCCTGGCGGAGGGTCTTCGCCAGCTCGGGGTCCCCTTCATCTAGCCAccgggctgaggccagctggaaGGCGCACACTGGGTCCTCTTCCAGCTGCACCAGCGTCGGGGgtttctcctcctccccaagcccgccctctggtggcctgCCTGCCCCGCAGAGCTCAGGGACGCTTACCCGTATGGGCGAAAGTCCTCGGGAAGGAGAGGGATGTCTCTCCCGCCACACCCGTGCAGCAGTCTGGTGGTATTACTCCGCCAGCTCTGGGATAGCGGTTTCCCAAGCTGCACACAGTAAGTAGGCACACTCAGGGTCTGACTCGAGTTGCGCCAGGGTCGGCATGGATCTGCGGCgtgggggggaggaagaggcgCGGTGATGCCGTTTGTTgggcttcttccccttcttagGCTTGGTTTTGTAGCCTGTAGCCGTTGGTGTCTcggacggctcgtcgttctgtgacgctgggcccggggcgaaggatgagacacgaaatCCTCCGtatgactgacgtcacttttattgttACAAATAATTACGCTTGGTTGCGCAcagtgaacatacacacacacacagcaacgtgtagacttagacaatgacgagcacaggacactgcgcgaacgcacattaaatagacaaaccacattagccccacgtgatgacgagacgattcacaggtgagacggacaATTACTAGACGTAACcactgtggtggaaatttggtgatttccatttatgtcaggctttcttagtatacaataaacacattaaggataggtgttagagatcgtttacatatacgtgtgttgatcagggcactggagccattctcgtgacttcagtaggcctcagatgtctgtgcgtgtgttctgtggcctcggctgaggcctaatctgatgttcctctggtgttcctaaactgacctcgctggagacgcctaatctctacttggaagggactacggcgacactcagtctgtcatgacatcacgaggatgctgagcatggaggggacatgcgtcatatgcatctgtcaaatcaacgTTAATTATTTcctgtattgtccaatcacatttggttgatcacctcgtgttcacctcgtggacaccgtgtgtgttgatgattaaacgtataaaagatgagagttcggaatggggaattagctctctcttgcagacgccttgtgcgtttgtaacagggatctcttggagaagggtctctgagctctctctgtgacagacacctggcgtgtttgtaacggagatctcaggggttaatccatgctttgttgaaataaatcattgtactttattatctaacccaactgcttctgacttttattgtgctcaccatttaagggtttcagaatttctaacacaccaccatcacgaAGATcaacagacgcagacgatgacaCGTGGACAACATAAaccacgcccaaaggggaggggccggggtcctcaatgtgacaAGATGTTAGATTATTCAAAGTAACTCTTCTATACTTAGACAACAGCTTTGCACACTTGGTGTTCTTTCAAACAGCTTCATGAGGCCAACATATATGATGCTTCTCCATCAGTCTTGAAGACATTCTCACATATGCAGAGAACTTGAGGTGAGAAATTAAAGtttggaaaacaaatacaaatagctgaacattgtgtgtgttttgaaaatGAATTCATATGTAGTCAAAGAACAGTCACAGTACGGAGGCCCCCTGTTGGCCACCTCCATCTGCAGCGGCGgtatttcatgttgtcctgttgttgagTTGTGTTCATTGTTACGGTCCTCACgcgggtgggcggggcctattagGATACACGACACCTGACGGtcatttgtctatatatgtcatATCTTTGTACCAGTGGACTGCTAGTTATTGTATCTTTAATTTGGATTATGTTACGGGTTTTGTGTTAAATTCCATTAAATCCCCCCTTTGTcctggcgtgatcgcttccttttttatTTGCACTCCTTGGCCGTCACAAGAACTTTCCTAAATTATTTTATAGAATCAAATTTAAGCACAATAAACTAGTTTCAGTATAATTATGCATTAGATCAAATGCCTTTATTACTATTAATTTATACAACCAGTCTGGTGTATTCAAACAAGGTGTTCTGACATTTTTTTCTGACACAGCAGACATTTAAGATGAATATTAAGTAAATAGTAATATGAATATTACTGTAACCTAGGGGAGTAATTAGGACCACACAGAGGGGCTCACATAGACGATTCCCCAAGAGATTTTACGCTCCCCTAATCAAAGtgaacctcctctctcactccagaAGCACCTGCAGAAGACTGGTATATTTTGCTGTATGTAAATTAAGAAACTTTTCTGTTTATATGTAAATATGGTAGTATGCGGGAAAATAGATTAAAATATGAGTGACTAATATATGGCAAATCACTGTACAATATgttattaatatataataaaatcatTAATATATCGTAAAACAAATAAACCAATGCAGGATCTCAcataaggtgtgtgaggttgagAAGCCCCTCCCCATGCCCCTCCTATCTCTCTTATAGCCCCGCCCCACAGTGTCTCCTTCATCTGCTCCTCCAGCCTCTGGTCTCTTCACTCAGCACAGAGTTCAACACACACGGCCAAGATGCTGCCAGCACTCTGCACTCTCTTCACTGCTCTCTCATGTAAGATCTCACCACACTGCAGCTCCTCAACATTTACACACTTCTAATGTAAGGATGAGCTAATGGAACGTGGATGCTGTGTTTACTGCAGGTGTCAGTGGTGTAACCGTGGTAACACAGAGGCCTCCTGTTCTCACTGTGACTAAAGGACAGAAGGCCACTATGGACTGTAATCTGGGTACAGTGACAGACAGTCTACGTTGGTATAAGCAGCTACCAGGAGGAGTTCCACAGTATGTGCTGAGAAATCATCACAGCTGGGGCTCTCCTGAATATGGGTCAGGTTTCTCCTCTCCAAAattcacatcaacacactcttctACATCAGACTACAATTTGGTCATTGATAATGTGGAGGTTGGAGACTCTGCATTTTATTACTGTGAGACATGGGACAGCTCTGTTAATGAATACGTATCACAGTGATTCACACCATGACAAAAACCTCCTCACTGCTCACATACACTTCTGCTTTCAAACAGTATGAGGAACTGACACATGTAAAGACAAACAAAGCATTTCAGACAAAAACTAACTCACATTTACAGGATTTATTGGCAGGTACATATCATTTATGGAAGGTTTGAATCACATTTAACTAATTTATTCTACATTATCACACATCCATCACATGCTGCTTTAATAATATCAGTGTGATCAGATACATACAAGATCAGTCACATTGTCCCATGGCAGGTCACATGCAGGACTTCACACTAATATGACACGTGTGTGATCCACTGGACAGAGTGATGGGTCTGTAATTCATGATGACATCCATTCACACATTACATCACCATCCCAGAagacctccaacacacacacattaatcatGAAAAGGAAGTGCTGATGAAGATTACGTCTGAATACATTAGTTAATTCACGCTAACTGAATATAGATTTTTActgctttttaaatatattGTTACGTGTTACGTGCCCAACTTGGTTTTCTTcgagttctgtgtgtgtctgcgtgtgggggtgttttcttgtgtttctCCAGGTTCCTATTGGATGCTGTCCACTACACCGCGGGAGCATGGGGCGGAGCTACGAATATTTTTGCGGGTTGCGCGCTCCTCGCGGGAGCGCGGATGAGAGAGAaccgagagggagagagagagcgctcaCCAAGAAGGAAGAGCAGGACTCTGTGTTTGGGTGTTGCGTATTGGCCCGTTTGTGTATTACGTGTGGCGGTTCTGCTACGTACGTTGTTGACGTTCAGTCCCATGTGTTACGCCTGATACGGGCGTATTTAATCACCTTTCCCACACTTGAGAGGGAGAGCGGTGCCGCTAGGTTTGGGGAACAGGGAAGTACGTGCGCGCATTTACATCGTGCAACACGTAGGTTACCTCTGTATAGAAACATCAGGTAAGCGGAGGTCGCCACCCCTGTACTTTCAGTAGGACTAAGAAAGcgttatgtgtatatatgtgtgggaGTAGTTAGGGATTTAGTagagtttttatttttatttctttccttGGGCGGCCTCCTCCGTTCTCATACCTGTGTGGCACCAGTGagaggttggtgtgtgtgtatataatttaTAAGTTGTACATAGAGTTTTGTTGTGGGTTGTGTCTGGTGGAAGTGTGGTTGTGCATTGTAGTGTTGTAAATAAACCAGGTTTTACTGAAGGTTCTCTCCAGTATCATGCCTAGTATTTCGCCACCTAGATCCGGCCATAGTTGCTGTTCCTCCCCTGTAGCCTAGACGAGAGCCTAAAACCAGGGAGGGGCAATATGACCAATATGATCAGGAATTCTACtaactacaaaaaatacaatctGCAGCATTAATTAATTTGTCACTGAAAATGTGCAGTGACTTGtctatgtgacgggcaggtgtgagcaactaaaaaggaagcgatcacgccaagtctcagggaaagagg includes these proteins:
- the LOC143508349 gene encoding immunoglobulin lambda-1 light chain-like isoform X1, producing the protein MLPALCTLFTALSCVSGVTVVTQRPPVLTVTKGQKATMDCNLGTVTDSLRWYKQLPGGVPQYVLRNHHSWGSPEYGSGFSSPKFTSTHSSTSDYNLVIDNVEVGDSAFYYCETWDSSVNEYVFGQGTTLKITDTALPPPVLILFPPSSEELKSDRVTLMCGASDMATGFSDVRWFVDENPVTSGVLTGSAQQQPNNKFKLSSYLTIQSSEWKNDKTITCEISAGSQLASRKIQMSKCLV